The following are from one region of the Populus trichocarpa isolate Nisqually-1 chromosome 8, P.trichocarpa_v4.1, whole genome shotgun sequence genome:
- the LOC18101689 gene encoding alpha-glucan water dikinase, chloroplastic isoform X2 has product MSNSNIWHHKLFHYQSLLRPASLEHRSKLDSSGIVAKYLFKAARRSSSFSGNDLKLRRSESGIGGSRRSVIFTPRAVLAMEPSSEQLAGKFNLDGNIEMQVFVSNSSAASIAQINIQITYSSDSLLLHWGAILDRKEKWVLPSRQPNGTTNYKNRALRSPFIKSGSNSYISIAIDDPATQAIEFLVVDEAKNKWFKDNGQNFHIKLPMREKLIIPNVSVPEELVQIQAYLRWERKGKQMYTPEQEKEEYESARFELLEEVARGTSIEDLRAKLTNKNDRCEIKEPSVSKIKNRIPDDLVQIQAYIRWEKAGKPNYSPEQQLREFEKAREELQTELYKGVSIDEIQKKITKGEIKTEESKQLQNKRYFSNERIQRKKWDIMQLVNKHAAKSVEDKVSKSAEGKASVESKVLKAVELFAKKKEEHDGGAVLNKKIFKLADKELLVLVTKPGGKVKVHLATDLEQPVTLHWALSKKAGEWLEPPPNVLPPGSISLQVAAETQLKNESSTEFSYQVQSFEMEIEKDTFIGMPFVLLSNGRWIKNNGSDFYIEFGRGSKHVQKDAGDGIGTARALLDKIAKMESEAQKSFMHRFNIAADLMDQAKDAGELGLAGIFVWMRFMATRQLIWNKNYNVKPREISKAQDRLTNLVQDIYANNPQHRELLRMIMSTVGRGGEGDVGQRIRDEILVIQRNNDCKGGMMEEWHQKLHNNTSPDDVIICQALIDCIKSDFDISVYWKTLNDNGITKERLLSYDRAIHSEPNFRRDQRDGLLRDLGNYMRTLKAVHSGADLDSAIGNCMGYRSEGQGFMVGVQTNPVPGLPSGFPELLKFLLEHVEDKNVEALLEGLLEARQELRTLLFKSKDRLKDLLFLDIALDSTVRTVIERGYEELNNARPEKIMYFITLVLENLALSSDDNEDLIYCLKGWKLALSMSNSKSDHWALFSKSVLDRTRLALACKAEWYQNVLQPSAEYLGSLLGVDQWALNIFTEEIIRAGSAAALSTLLNRLDPILRQTAHLGSWQVISPVEAVGYVVAVDELLTVQNKTYKFPTILVAKRVKGEEEIPDGTVAVLTPDMPDVLSHVSVRARNSKVCFATCFDPDILADLKAYEGKLLHLKPTSADIAYSELKEGKLADSSSTNLKEVSPSPIKLVRKQFRGRYAISSEEFSSEMVGAKSRNISYLKGKVPSWIGIPTSVALPFGVFEKVLNEDLNWEVANKLQLLKKNLAEESSALGQIRHTVLQLAAPPQLVQELKTKMQSSGMPWPGDEGERRWEQAWMAIKKVWASKWNERAYFSTRKVKLDHDYLCMAVLVQEVINADYAFVIHTTNPSSGDSSEIYAEVVKGLGETLVGAYPGRALSFICKKNDLNTPLVLGYPSKPIGLFIKRSIIFRSDSNGEDLEGYAGAGLYDSVPMDEEEKVVLDYSSDPLITDDNFRRTILSSIARAGSAIEELYGSPQDIEGVIRDGKVYVVQTRPQM; this is encoded by the exons ATGAGTAATAGCAACATATGGCATCATAAATTATTCCACTACCAGAGTTTGCTTCGTCCAGCTAGTTTAGAGCATCGAAGCAAGCTCGATTCTTCTGGAATTGTtgcaaaatatttgtttaaagctGCTCGTAGGTCGTCCAGCTTTTCTGGAAACGATTTGAAACTGAGGAGATCAGAATCAGGCATCGGAGGATCACGCCGCTCTGTTATTTTCACTCCGCGAGCTGTCTTAGCCATGGAGCCCTCTTCTGag CAGCTTGCAGGAAAATTCAACCTTGATGGAAATATTGAAATGCAG GTTTTTGTCAGCAATTCCTCGGCTGCATCCATCGcacaaataaatattcaaatcaCTTATAGTAGTGATTCATTGCTCCTACACTGGGGTGCAATACTTGATAGAAAGGA AAAGTGGGTGCTTCCTTCTCGTCAACCAAATGGAACAACAAATTATAAGAACAGAGCCCTCCGATCTCCTTTTATAAAG tctGGTTCCAATTCTTACATCAGCATAGCGATTGATGATCCTGCAACGCAAGCTATAGAGTTTCTTGTAGTTGATGAAGCAAAGAATAAGTG GTTTAAGGATAATGGCCAGAACTTTCATATCAAGTTACCCATGAGAGAGAAGTTGATAATTCCTAATGTCTCAGTTCCTGAAGAACTTGTACAGATTCAAGCATATCTAAGGTGGGAAAGAAAGGGTAAACAAATGTATACCCCTGAGCAAGAGAAG GAGGAATATGAATCTGCTCGCTTTGAGCTATTGGAGGAAGTAGCCAGAGGTACTTCCATTGAGGATCTCCGAGcaaaactaacaaacaaaaatgataGATGTGAAATTAAGGAGCCATCTgtctctaaaataaaaaacagaatacCGGATGATCTTGTGCAAATACAAGCTTATATCAGATGGGAAAAGGCAGGGAAACCCAATTATTCTCCGGAGCAGCAACTG AGGGAATTTGAAAAGGCAAGAGAGGAGTTGCAAACTGAACTGTACAAAGGTGTCTCTATCGATGAGATTCAGAAGAAGATTACTAAAGGAGAAATCAAGACTGAGGAGTCAAAGCAACTTCAAAACAAAAGGTATTTTAGCAATGAAAGAATTCAGCGCAAAAAGTGGGACATAATGCAGCTTGTCAACAAACATGCTGCTAAATCTGTAGAGGACAAGGTTTCTAAATCTGCAGAGGGAAAAGCTTCAGTGGAATCAAAAGTCTTGAAGGCTGTTGAGCTTTTTGCTaagaagaaggaagaacatGATGGTGGTGCTGTGCTGAACAAGAAAATCTTTAAGCTTGCTGATAAGGAACTTTTG GTACTTGTAACCAAGCCTGGTGGTAAGGTGAAGGTTCATTTGGCCACTGATTTGGAACAGCCAGTTACTCTTCACTGGGCTTTATCTAAAAAGGCTGGAGAATGGTTG GAGCCACCTCCAAATGTGTTGCCTCCTGGTTCGATTTCTCTTCAGGTGGCTGCTGAAACACAGCTTAAAAATGAGTCCTCTACTGAATTTTCATACCAG GTGCAATCTTTTGAAATGGAGATTGAAAAAGATACTTTCATAGGGATGCCATTTGTCCTTTTGTCTAATGGAAGATGGATAAAGAATAATGGCTCAGacttttatattgaatttggcAGAGGATCTAAGCATGTCCAAAAG GATGCTGGTGATGGCATAGGTACTGCCAGGGCGTTGttggataaaattgcaaaaatggAGAGTGAGGCACAGAAGTCTTTCATGCACAG ATTCAATATTGCGGCAGACTTGATGGATCAAGCCAAGGATGCTGGGGAATTGGGTCTTGCTGGGATCTTTGTCTGGATGCGCTTTATGGCCACAAGGCAGCTCATATGGAATAAAAACTACAACGTCAAACCACG TGAAATCAGTAAAGCTCAGGATAGGCTTACAAACTTGGTTCAGGATATTTATGCAAACAATCCACAGCATCGGGAGCTCTTGAGAATGATTATGTCCACTGTTGGTCGAGGAGGTGAAGGGGATGTGGGACAACGTATTCGGGATGAAATCCTAGTGATACAG AGAAACAATGATTGCAAAGGTGGAATGATGGAGGAATGGCATCAGAAGTTGCATAATAACACCAGTCCTGATGATGTCATAATCTGCCAG GCATTAATTGATTGCATTAAAAGCGACTTTGACATCAGTGTGTACTGGAAAACTTTGAATGATAATGGAATAACAAAAGAGAGACTTTTAAGTTATGATCGTGCCATCCATTCCGAACCAAATTTCAGGAGAGATCAAAGGGATGGTCTCTTGCGTGATCTTGGAAACTATATGAGGACTTTGAAG gCAGTTCATTCAGGTGCAGATCTTGACTCTGCTATTGGAAATTGTATGGGCTACAGATCTGAG GGTCAAGGCTTCATGGTTGGAGTGCAAACAAATCCCGTTCCAGGCTTGCCATCTGGTTTCCCA GAATTGCTTAAATTTCTACTAGAACACGTTGAAGATAAGAATGTAGAAGCACTTCTTGAG GGTTTGCTAGAGGCTCGTCAGGAGCTTAGAACTCTTCTATTTAAGTCCAAGGATCGTCTTAAggatcttttatttttggatattgcACTTGACTCCACTGTTAGGACAGTTATTGAACGGGGTTATGAGGAATTAAACAATGCTAGACCAGAG AAAATTATGTACTTCATCACTTTGGTTCTTGAAAATCTCGCACTTTCATCAGATGATAATGAAGATCTTATTTACTGCTTGAAG GGATGGAAACTTGCACTAAGTATGTCAAATAGCAAAAGTGACCACTGGgcgttattttcaaaatcagtcCTTGACAGAACTCGCCTTGCCCTTGCTTGCAAAGCAGAATGGTACCAGAATGTTTTGCAACCATCAGCGGAGTATCTTGGATCATTGCTTGGAGTGGACCAGTGGGCT CTGAACATATTCACTGAAGAAATCATCCGTGCTGGATCAGCTGCAGCATTATCTACACTTCTTAATCGACTTGATCCAATTCTTCGGCAGACTGCTCATCTAGGAAG CTGGCAGGTTATTAGCCCAGTTGAAGCTGTTGGATATGTTGTTGCTGTGGATGAGTTGCTCACTGTGCAGAATAAAACTTACAAGTTCCCAACAATCTTAGTTGCAAAACGagtaaaaggagaagaagaaattccgGATGGTACAGTTGCTGTGCTGACACCCGATATGCCTGATGTGCTATCTCATGTTTCTGTGCGAGCAAGAAACAGCAAG GTTTGCTTTGCTACATGCTTTGATCCTGATATTCTGGCCGACCTTAAAGCATATGAAGGGAAATTGTTGCATCTGAAACCAACTTCGGCAGATATAGCATATAG TGAACTAAAGGAGGGCAAGCTAGCAGATTCAAGTTCAACTAACTTGAAAGAAGTCAGTCCTTCACCTATAAAGTTGGTCAGAAAGCAGTTCAGAGGCAGATATGCCATATCTTCTGAGGAGTTTAGCAGTGAAATG GTTGGTGCCAAATCACGCAACATCTCatatttgaaaggaaaagtGCCGTCTTGGATCGGGATTCCTACATCAGTTGCTTTACCATTTGGAGTTTTTGAGAAGGTTCTAAACGAGGATTTGAATTGG GAAGTGGCCAATAAGTTGCAACTGTTGAAGAAAAACTTGGCAGAAGAGTCTAGTGCTCTTGGACAGATTCGCCATACAGTTTTACAGCTGGCTGCACCACCACAGTTG GTCCAAGAGCTGAAGACCAAGATGCAAAGTTCTGGGATGCCATGGCCTGGTGACGAAGGTGAACGAAGATGGGAGCAAGCATGGATGGCTATAAAGAAG GTCTGGGCTTCAAAATGGAATGAAAGGGCATACTTCAGCACAAGAAAAGTAAAGTTAGACCATGATTATCTCTGCATGGCTGTCCTAGTTCAGGAAGTAATAAATGCTGATTATGCATTTGTTATTCATACAACCAATCCATCTTCGGGGGATTCATCTGAGATATATGCTGAG GTGGTGAAGGGTCTTGGAGAAACTCTAGTTGGAGCTTATCCTGGCCGTGCATTGAGTTTTAtctgcaagaaaaatgatttaaacACTCCTCTG GTGTTGGGTTACCCGAGCAAACCCATTGGGCTTTTTATAAAACGTTCTATTATCTTCCGATCTGACTCCAATGGTGAAGATCTAGAAGGTTATGCCGGTGCAGGCCTTTATGATAG TGTGCCAATGGATGAAGAAGAGAAGGTTGTGCTCGACTATTCATCTGATCCATTGATCACTGATGATAACTTTCGACGAACAATCCTCTCTAGCATCGCTCGTGCAGGAAGTGCAATTGAAGAGCTGTATGGATCTCCTCAAGACATTGAAGGTGTAATACGTGATGGTAAGGTCTATGTAGTTCAGACAAGACCCCAGATGtga
- the LOC18101689 gene encoding alpha-glucan water dikinase, chloroplastic isoform X3, with the protein MSNSNIWHHKLFHYQSLLRPASLEHRSKLDSSGIVAKYLFKAARRSSSFSGNDLKLRRSESGIGGSRRSVIFTPRAVLAMEPSSELAGKFNLDGNIEMQVFVSNSSAASIAQINIQITYSSDSLLLHWGAILDRKEKWVLPSRQPNGTTNYKNRALRSPFIKSGSNSYISIAIDDPATQAIEFLVVDEAKNKWFKDNGQNFHIKLPMREKLIIPNVSVPEELVQIQAYLRWERKGKQMYTPEQEKEEYESARFELLEEVARGTSIEDLRAKLTNKNDRCEIKEPSVSKIKNRIPDDLVQIQAYIRWEKAGKPNYSPEQQLREFEKAREELQTELYKGVSIDEIQKKITKGEIKTEESKQLQNKRYFSNERIQRKKWDIMQLVNKHAAKSVEDKVSKSAEGKASVESKVLKAVELFAKKKEEHDGGAVLNKKIFKLADKELLVLVTKPGGKVKVHLATDLEQPVTLHWALSKKAGEWLEPPPNVLPPGSISLQVAAETQLKNESSTEFSYQVQSFEMEIEKDTFIGMPFVLLSNGRWIKNNGSDFYIEFGRGSKHVQKDAGDGIGTARALLDKIAKMESEAQKSFMHRFNIAADLMDQAKDAGELGLAGIFVWMRFMATRQLIWNKNYNVKPREISKAQDRLTNLVQDIYANNPQHRELLRMIMSTVGRGGEGDVGQRIRDEILVIQRNNDCKGGMMEEWHQKLHNNTSPDDVIICQALIDCIKSDFDISVYWKTLNDNGITKERLLSYDRAIHSEPNFRRDQRDGLLRDLGNYMRTLKAVHSGADLDSAIGNCMGYRSEGQGFMVGVQTNPVPGLPSGFPELLKFLLEHVEDKNVEALLEGLLEARQELRTLLFKSKDRLKDLLFLDIALDSTVRTVIERGYEELNNARPEQKIMYFITLVLENLALSSDDNEDLIYCLKGWKLALSMSNSKSDHWALFSKSVLDRTRLALACKAEWYQNVLQPSAEYLGSLLGVDQWALNIFTEEIIRAGSAAALSTLLNRLDPILRQTAHLGSWQVISPVEAVGYVVAVDELLTVQNKTYKFPTILVAKRVKGEEEIPDGTVAVLTPDMPDVLSHVSVRARNSKVCFATCFDPDILADLKAYEGKLLHLKPTSADIAYSELKEGKLADSSSTNLKEVSPSPIKLVRKQFRGRYAISSEEFSSEMVGAKSRNISYLKGKVPSWIGIPTSVALPFGVFEKVLNEDLNWEVANKLQLLKKNLAEESSALGQIRHTVLQLAAPPQLVQELKTKMQSSGMPWPGDEGERRWEQAWMAIKKVWASKWNERAYFSTRKVKLDHDYLCMAVLVQEVINADYAFVIHTTNPSSGDSSEIYAEVVKGLGETLVGAYPGRALSFICKKNDLNTPLVLGYPSKPIGLFIKRSIIFRSDSNGEDLEGYAGAGLYDSVPMDEEEKVVLDYSSDPLITDDNFRRTILSSIARAGSAIEELYGSPQDIEGVIRDGKVYVVQTRPQM; encoded by the exons ATGAGTAATAGCAACATATGGCATCATAAATTATTCCACTACCAGAGTTTGCTTCGTCCAGCTAGTTTAGAGCATCGAAGCAAGCTCGATTCTTCTGGAATTGTtgcaaaatatttgtttaaagctGCTCGTAGGTCGTCCAGCTTTTCTGGAAACGATTTGAAACTGAGGAGATCAGAATCAGGCATCGGAGGATCACGCCGCTCTGTTATTTTCACTCCGCGAGCTGTCTTAGCCATGGAGCCCTCTTCTGag CTTGCAGGAAAATTCAACCTTGATGGAAATATTGAAATGCAG GTTTTTGTCAGCAATTCCTCGGCTGCATCCATCGcacaaataaatattcaaatcaCTTATAGTAGTGATTCATTGCTCCTACACTGGGGTGCAATACTTGATAGAAAGGA AAAGTGGGTGCTTCCTTCTCGTCAACCAAATGGAACAACAAATTATAAGAACAGAGCCCTCCGATCTCCTTTTATAAAG tctGGTTCCAATTCTTACATCAGCATAGCGATTGATGATCCTGCAACGCAAGCTATAGAGTTTCTTGTAGTTGATGAAGCAAAGAATAAGTG GTTTAAGGATAATGGCCAGAACTTTCATATCAAGTTACCCATGAGAGAGAAGTTGATAATTCCTAATGTCTCAGTTCCTGAAGAACTTGTACAGATTCAAGCATATCTAAGGTGGGAAAGAAAGGGTAAACAAATGTATACCCCTGAGCAAGAGAAG GAGGAATATGAATCTGCTCGCTTTGAGCTATTGGAGGAAGTAGCCAGAGGTACTTCCATTGAGGATCTCCGAGcaaaactaacaaacaaaaatgataGATGTGAAATTAAGGAGCCATCTgtctctaaaataaaaaacagaatacCGGATGATCTTGTGCAAATACAAGCTTATATCAGATGGGAAAAGGCAGGGAAACCCAATTATTCTCCGGAGCAGCAACTG AGGGAATTTGAAAAGGCAAGAGAGGAGTTGCAAACTGAACTGTACAAAGGTGTCTCTATCGATGAGATTCAGAAGAAGATTACTAAAGGAGAAATCAAGACTGAGGAGTCAAAGCAACTTCAAAACAAAAGGTATTTTAGCAATGAAAGAATTCAGCGCAAAAAGTGGGACATAATGCAGCTTGTCAACAAACATGCTGCTAAATCTGTAGAGGACAAGGTTTCTAAATCTGCAGAGGGAAAAGCTTCAGTGGAATCAAAAGTCTTGAAGGCTGTTGAGCTTTTTGCTaagaagaaggaagaacatGATGGTGGTGCTGTGCTGAACAAGAAAATCTTTAAGCTTGCTGATAAGGAACTTTTG GTACTTGTAACCAAGCCTGGTGGTAAGGTGAAGGTTCATTTGGCCACTGATTTGGAACAGCCAGTTACTCTTCACTGGGCTTTATCTAAAAAGGCTGGAGAATGGTTG GAGCCACCTCCAAATGTGTTGCCTCCTGGTTCGATTTCTCTTCAGGTGGCTGCTGAAACACAGCTTAAAAATGAGTCCTCTACTGAATTTTCATACCAG GTGCAATCTTTTGAAATGGAGATTGAAAAAGATACTTTCATAGGGATGCCATTTGTCCTTTTGTCTAATGGAAGATGGATAAAGAATAATGGCTCAGacttttatattgaatttggcAGAGGATCTAAGCATGTCCAAAAG GATGCTGGTGATGGCATAGGTACTGCCAGGGCGTTGttggataaaattgcaaaaatggAGAGTGAGGCACAGAAGTCTTTCATGCACAG ATTCAATATTGCGGCAGACTTGATGGATCAAGCCAAGGATGCTGGGGAATTGGGTCTTGCTGGGATCTTTGTCTGGATGCGCTTTATGGCCACAAGGCAGCTCATATGGAATAAAAACTACAACGTCAAACCACG TGAAATCAGTAAAGCTCAGGATAGGCTTACAAACTTGGTTCAGGATATTTATGCAAACAATCCACAGCATCGGGAGCTCTTGAGAATGATTATGTCCACTGTTGGTCGAGGAGGTGAAGGGGATGTGGGACAACGTATTCGGGATGAAATCCTAGTGATACAG AGAAACAATGATTGCAAAGGTGGAATGATGGAGGAATGGCATCAGAAGTTGCATAATAACACCAGTCCTGATGATGTCATAATCTGCCAG GCATTAATTGATTGCATTAAAAGCGACTTTGACATCAGTGTGTACTGGAAAACTTTGAATGATAATGGAATAACAAAAGAGAGACTTTTAAGTTATGATCGTGCCATCCATTCCGAACCAAATTTCAGGAGAGATCAAAGGGATGGTCTCTTGCGTGATCTTGGAAACTATATGAGGACTTTGAAG gCAGTTCATTCAGGTGCAGATCTTGACTCTGCTATTGGAAATTGTATGGGCTACAGATCTGAG GGTCAAGGCTTCATGGTTGGAGTGCAAACAAATCCCGTTCCAGGCTTGCCATCTGGTTTCCCA GAATTGCTTAAATTTCTACTAGAACACGTTGAAGATAAGAATGTAGAAGCACTTCTTGAG GGTTTGCTAGAGGCTCGTCAGGAGCTTAGAACTCTTCTATTTAAGTCCAAGGATCGTCTTAAggatcttttatttttggatattgcACTTGACTCCACTGTTAGGACAGTTATTGAACGGGGTTATGAGGAATTAAACAATGCTAGACCAGAG CAGAAAATTATGTACTTCATCACTTTGGTTCTTGAAAATCTCGCACTTTCATCAGATGATAATGAAGATCTTATTTACTGCTTGAAG GGATGGAAACTTGCACTAAGTATGTCAAATAGCAAAAGTGACCACTGGgcgttattttcaaaatcagtcCTTGACAGAACTCGCCTTGCCCTTGCTTGCAAAGCAGAATGGTACCAGAATGTTTTGCAACCATCAGCGGAGTATCTTGGATCATTGCTTGGAGTGGACCAGTGGGCT CTGAACATATTCACTGAAGAAATCATCCGTGCTGGATCAGCTGCAGCATTATCTACACTTCTTAATCGACTTGATCCAATTCTTCGGCAGACTGCTCATCTAGGAAG CTGGCAGGTTATTAGCCCAGTTGAAGCTGTTGGATATGTTGTTGCTGTGGATGAGTTGCTCACTGTGCAGAATAAAACTTACAAGTTCCCAACAATCTTAGTTGCAAAACGagtaaaaggagaagaagaaattccgGATGGTACAGTTGCTGTGCTGACACCCGATATGCCTGATGTGCTATCTCATGTTTCTGTGCGAGCAAGAAACAGCAAG GTTTGCTTTGCTACATGCTTTGATCCTGATATTCTGGCCGACCTTAAAGCATATGAAGGGAAATTGTTGCATCTGAAACCAACTTCGGCAGATATAGCATATAG TGAACTAAAGGAGGGCAAGCTAGCAGATTCAAGTTCAACTAACTTGAAAGAAGTCAGTCCTTCACCTATAAAGTTGGTCAGAAAGCAGTTCAGAGGCAGATATGCCATATCTTCTGAGGAGTTTAGCAGTGAAATG GTTGGTGCCAAATCACGCAACATCTCatatttgaaaggaaaagtGCCGTCTTGGATCGGGATTCCTACATCAGTTGCTTTACCATTTGGAGTTTTTGAGAAGGTTCTAAACGAGGATTTGAATTGG GAAGTGGCCAATAAGTTGCAACTGTTGAAGAAAAACTTGGCAGAAGAGTCTAGTGCTCTTGGACAGATTCGCCATACAGTTTTACAGCTGGCTGCACCACCACAGTTG GTCCAAGAGCTGAAGACCAAGATGCAAAGTTCTGGGATGCCATGGCCTGGTGACGAAGGTGAACGAAGATGGGAGCAAGCATGGATGGCTATAAAGAAG GTCTGGGCTTCAAAATGGAATGAAAGGGCATACTTCAGCACAAGAAAAGTAAAGTTAGACCATGATTATCTCTGCATGGCTGTCCTAGTTCAGGAAGTAATAAATGCTGATTATGCATTTGTTATTCATACAACCAATCCATCTTCGGGGGATTCATCTGAGATATATGCTGAG GTGGTGAAGGGTCTTGGAGAAACTCTAGTTGGAGCTTATCCTGGCCGTGCATTGAGTTTTAtctgcaagaaaaatgatttaaacACTCCTCTG GTGTTGGGTTACCCGAGCAAACCCATTGGGCTTTTTATAAAACGTTCTATTATCTTCCGATCTGACTCCAATGGTGAAGATCTAGAAGGTTATGCCGGTGCAGGCCTTTATGATAG TGTGCCAATGGATGAAGAAGAGAAGGTTGTGCTCGACTATTCATCTGATCCATTGATCACTGATGATAACTTTCGACGAACAATCCTCTCTAGCATCGCTCGTGCAGGAAGTGCAATTGAAGAGCTGTATGGATCTCCTCAAGACATTGAAGGTGTAATACGTGATGGTAAGGTCTATGTAGTTCAGACAAGACCCCAGATGtga